The following coding sequences are from one Bos taurus isolate L1 Dominette 01449 registration number 42190680 breed Hereford chromosome 26, ARS-UCD2.0, whole genome shotgun sequence window:
- the TAF5 gene encoding transcription initiation factor TFIID subunit 5: MAALAEEQTEVAVKLEPEGPPTLLPPQAGDGAGEGGGGTTNSGPNGGGGNVAAASSAGGDGGTPKPSVAVSAVAPAGAAPVPAAAPEASAPHDRQTLLAVLQFLRQSNLREAEEALRREARLLEEAVAGSGAPGEADSAGAETASALLSRVTASAPGPSAPDPPVSGASGSAAVSGLATGSVAPGKVGSVSVEDQPDVSAVLSAYSQQGDPTMYEEYYSGLKHFIECSLDCHRAELSQLFYPLFVHMYLELVYNQHENEAKSFFEKFHGDQECYYQDDLRVLSSLTKKEHMKGNETMLDFRTSKFVLRISRDSYQLLKRHLQEKQNNQIWNIVQEHLYIDIFDGMPRSKQQIDAMVGSLAGEAKREANKSKVFFGLLKEPEIEVPLDDEDEEGENEEGKPKKKKPKKDSIGSKSKKQDPNAPPQNRIPLPELKDSDKLDKIMNMKETTKRVRLGPDCLPSICFYTFLNAYQGLTAVDVTDDSSLIAGGFADSTVRVWSVTPKKLRSVKQAADLSLIDKESDDVLERIMDEKTASELKILYGHSGPVYGASFSPDRNYLLSSSEDGTVRLWSLQTFTCLVGYKGHNYPVWDTQFSPYGYYFVSGGHDRVARLWATDHYQPLRIFAGHLADVNCTRFHPNSNYVATGSADRTVRLWDVLNGNCVRIFTGHKGPIHSLTFSPNGRFLATGATDGRVLLWDIGHGLMVGELKGHTDTVCSLRFSRDGEILASGSMDNTVRLWDAVKAFEDVETDDFTTATGHINLPENSQELLLGTYMTKSTPVVHLHFTRRNLVLAAGAYSPQ, encoded by the exons ATGGCGGCGCTGGCAGAGGAGCAGACGGAGGTGGCGGTGAAGTTAGAGCCTGAGGGACCGCCGACGCTACTACCTCCGCAGGCGGGGGACGGCGCTGGCGAGGGTGGCGGCGGCACAACCAACAGCGGCCCCAACGGCGGCGGCGGGAACGTTGCGGCGGCGTCGTCGGCCGGCGGAGATGGTGGGACCCCCAAACCCTCGGTGGCTGTCTCCGCCGTTGCACCGGCGGGGGCGGCCCCGGTCCCCGCCGCTGCTCCGGAGGCCAGCGCTCCCCACGACCGACAGACTCTGCTCGCCGTGCTGCAGTTTCTACGTCAGAGCAACCTCCGCGAGGCCGAAGAAGCGCTGCGCCGTGAGGCCCGGCTGCTGGAGGAGGCAGTGGCGGGCTCCGGAGCCCCGGGAGAGGCAGACAGCGCCGGCGCTGAGACGGCTAGCGCGCTTCTTAGTCGGGTCACCGCCTCGGCGCCCGGCCCTTCGGCCCCGGATCCTCCGGTCAGCGGCGCTTCGGGGTCCGCCGCCGTCTCGGGCTTAGCGACAGGTTCTGTGGCTCCGGGTAAAG ttGGAAGTGTATCTGTGGAAGACCAGCCAGATGTCAGTGCCGTGCTGTCAGCCTACAGCCAACAGGGAGACCCCACGATGTATGAAGAATACTATAGCGGACTGAAACACTTCATTGAATGTTCCTTGGACTGCCATCGGGCAGAACTATCCCAACTCTTTTATCCCCTATTTGTACACAtgtatttggaactagtctaCAATCAACATGAGAATGAAGCAAAATCATTCTTTGAGAA GTTCCATGGAGATCAGGAATGTTATTACCAGGATGACCTACGAGTATTATCTAGTCTTACCAAAAAGGAACACATGAAAGGGAATGAGACCATGTTGGATTTTCGAACAAGTAAATTTGTTCTGCGTATTTCCCGAGACTCGTACCAACTCTTGAAGAGGCATCTTCAGGAGAAACAGAACAATCAGATATGGAACATAGTTCAGGAGCACCTCTACATTGACATCTTTGATGGGATGCCGCGTAGTAAGCAACAGATAGATGCGATGGTGGGAAGTTTGGCAGGAGAGGCTAAACGAGAGGCAAACAAATCAAAG GTATTTTTTGGCTTATTAAAAGAGCCAGAAATTGAGGTGCCTTTGGATGATGAGGATgaagaaggagaaaatgaagaaggaaaaccTAAAAAAAAGAAGCCTAAAAAAGATAGTATTGGATCCAAAAGTAAAAAACAAGATCCCAATGCTCCACCTCAAAACAG aATCCCTCTTCCTGAGTTGAAAGATTCAGATAAATTGGATAAGATAATGAATATGAAAGAAACCACAAAACGAGTACGCCTGGGGCCAGATTGTTTACCTTCCATTTGTTTCTATACATTCCTCAATGCTTACCAG GGCCTCACTGCAGTGGATGTCACTGATGATTCTAGTTTGATTGCTGGAGGTTTTGCAGATTCAACTGTCAGAGTGTGGTCTGTGACACCCAAAAAGCTTCGTAGTGTCAAACAAGCAGCAG ATCTTAGCCTGATAGATAAAGAATCTGACGATGTCTTAGAAAGAATAATGGATGAGAAAACAGCAAGTGAGTTGAAGATCTTGTATGGTCACAGTGGTCCCGTCTATGGAGCCAGCTTCAGTCCAGATAG GAACTACCTGCTGTCCTCTTCGGAGGATGGAACTGTTAGATTGTGGAGTCTTCAAACATTTACGTGCTTGGTGGGATATAAAGGACACAACTATCCAGTGTGGGACACACAGTTTTCTCCATACGGATATTATTTTGTATCAGGGGGCCACGACAGAGTAGCTCG gctctgGGCTACAGATCACTATCAGCCTTTACGGATATTTGCTGGCCATCTTGCTGATGTGAATTGTACCAGATTCCATCCAAATTCTAATTATGTTGCTACGGGCTCTGCAGACAGAACTGTGCGGCTCTGGGACGTCCTGAATGGGAACTGTGTAAGGATATTCACTGGACACAAG GGACCAATTCATTCCTTGACATTTTCTCCCAATGGGAGATTCCTGGCTACAGGAGCAACAGATGGCAGAGTACTCCTTTGGGATATTGGACATGGTTTGATGGTTGGAGAATTAAAAGGACACACTGATACAGTCTGTTCACTTAGATTTAGTAGAGATGGTGAAATTTTGGCATCAG GTTCAATGGATAATACAGTACGGTTATGGGATGCTGTCAAAGCATTTGAAGATGTAGAGACTGATGACTTTACTACAGCCACGGGGCATATAAATTTACCTGAGAATTCACAGGAGTTATTGTTGGGAACATATATGACCAAATCAACACCAGTTGTACACCTCCATTTTACTCGAAGAAACTTGGTTCTAGCTGCAGGAGCTTACAGTCCTCAATAA
- the ATP5MK gene encoding ATP synthase membrane subunit K, mitochondrial isoform X1, with product MAGPEADAQFHFTGIKKYFNSYTLTGRMNCVLATYGSIALIVLYFKLRSKKTPAVKAT from the exons aTGGCAGGTCCAGAAGCTGATGCCCAGTTCCATTTCACTGGtatcaaaaaatatttcaacTCTTACACTCTCACAGGGAGAATGAAT tgtGTGCTGGCCACATACGGAAGTATTGCTTTGATAGTCTTATACTTCAAGTTAAGGTCTAAAAAAACTCCAGCTGTGAAAGCAACATAA